A genomic region of Dunckerocampus dactyliophorus isolate RoL2022-P2 chromosome 10, RoL_Ddac_1.1, whole genome shotgun sequence contains the following coding sequences:
- the LOC129188617 gene encoding vitellogenin-1-like: protein MRVVVLALTLALAAAQHNFAPDFALGKTYVYKYETLLLGGLPEEGLARAGLKVRSKVYISAVEQNQFMLKLVDPELFEYSGIWPKDSFTPAPKLTSALAPQLKIPIKFEYNNGVVGKMFAPEGVSVMVLNIYRGVLNVLQLNIKKTQNVYEMQEDGAQGVCKTLYAITEDEKAERILLTKTRDLSHCQERIMKDIGLAYTETCAKCQRDSKNLKGATAYNYVLKPVPSGVMILEASVNEVIQFSPFNERNGAAQMETKQKLVFLEVQKVPIAPVKADYLHRGSLKYQFSTELLQAPIQLVRVTNIQAQISEVLNHLVIHNVERVHEDAPLKFLEIIQILRMAKFEDLQMLWSQYRSKPSHRQWLLDAIPPIGTHVALRFIMEKFEASELTVAEAAKAVISSVHLVTADAEAIKMVNLLFEKKKVQDSLVLSEVVSLAYGTMVYKYCAEKPVCPVELVKPIHDMLAEELAKGNAQEIIYILKVLSNAGHPMSLKPITKILPIHGTTAASLPTSVHVEAIMALRNIAKKEPRMVQDLVLQLYMDKALHPEVRMLACIVLFETRPPVGLVTNLANIVKTEENLQVASFTYSHMKSLTRSTVPNHAPIAAACNVAVKLLNRRLERLSLRFSRAIQMDVYNSPLMLGAVATTFYINDAATILPRNIISRTNGYIAGAAADLMEVGVRTEGLQEALMKSHALTDNVDRLTKMKRVIKALSDWRSMPNTKPLASVYLRLFGQEVAFIDFDQTWMKKVDSEPSLKDLGRNALRSLLSGASFHVAKPMLATEVRRIMPTAAGFPMELGLYTSAVAVAAVKISATATPALPEPIQFSHVLKTNMQLDTEIRPSIAANTFALMGVNTAVLQAALVSRAKLNSIVPAKISASLNIAEGHFKIAALPVPVPEYVGVADIQSFAVVRNIEELTAERITPLIPSNIFKPISKEILTSKIISSEAASLSRSSELLQRDIERDTKPIQRKALDKKYCVRATGTGLRGCFKVVSENAAFITDNVLYRLAGRHLVSVSVKQIDGEGVERLEMMVQVGSKAAEKLIKRISLSEEDIQGRPVLMKLKKLLNGTSSSSSSSSSSSSSALSSSSSSSRSSSRRLSSSSSSVSSRRSRRSSSSRSVSRPNKSSSASSLSSLFSASSSSSRSSAKMSKRVIYSRTFQKNHKKSLPTSRSNSKSRSSGSSFEAIYNKNKFLGNEIAPVFAVILQAVRSDGKLQGYQIAGYADLPTARLQIVMAALAADNNWRFSADSVVLSKHKVTAKIAWGENGRQYDTMITAETGLLGPSPAARLRMAWNELPSYFKRYARMAKDYIPSYVLDSVVQGKDENSAKQLSFTVAATSERTLDLIMKTPTRSIYKVALRLPIALPLDEFTGLTPFDDLVDKVHYLISKAGAAECSFSRDTLTTFNNRRYTNQMPLSCYQVLAQDCTHERKFMVLLKKDSAERHHINIKIADLDIDLYLRNTDVMVKVNGMEVPTANLPYQHPTAKLQIRQNGEGISVFAPSLGLHELYFDSKSWKIKVVDWMRGQTCGLCGKADGEIRQEYSTSTGRVTKNAVSYAHSWVLPAESCRDSTECRMKLESVQLEKQVNVHGQESKCFSVEPVLRCLAGCFPIKTTAVTVGFHCEPTDSTMIRQDFTNYSTDVRESTQAHLACSCTAQCA, encoded by the exons ATGAGGGTGGTCGTGCTCGCCCTGACTCTAGCCCTTGCGG CTGCTCAGCATAACTTCG CCCCTGATTTTGCTCTGGGTAAGACCTACGTGTACAAATATGAGACACTGCTCCTGGGCGGTCTACCGGAGGAGGGACTGGCACGAGCCGGACTCAAAGTCAGGAGCAAAGTTTACATCAGCGCCGTAGAACAGAACCAGTTCATGCTCAAG CTTGTGGACCCGGAGCTCTTCGAGTACAGCGGGATTTGGCCAAAGGATTCTTTCACCCCAGCCCCCAAGCTGACATCAGCCCTGGCACCTCAGCTCAAGATCCCCATCAAGTTTGAGTACAACAACGGTGTCGTCGGAAAAATGTTTGCACCCGAGGGAGTCTCTGTGATGGTGCTGAACATCTACAGAGGTGTTCTGAACGTGCTGCAGCTCAACATAAAGAAGACGCAAAATGTCTACGAGATGCAAGAG GATGGAGCCCAGGGTGTGTGCAAGACTCTCTACGCCATCACCGAAGATGAGAAGGCTGAACGTATCCTTCTGACAAAGACCAGAGACCTGAGTCACTGTCAGGAAAGGATCATGAAGGACATCGGGTTGGCCTACACGGAGACATGTGCCAAGTGTCAGCGG GATTCCAAGAACCTGAAAGGAGCCACAGCATACAACTACGTTCTGAAGCCGGTTCCCAGTGGTGTCATGATCTTGGAGGCATCTGTCAATGAGGTCATTCAGTTCTCACCTTTCAACGAGCGGAACGGAGCTGCTCAGATGGAGACCAA GCAAAAACTGGTCTTCCTGGAAGTCCAGAAAGTCCCCATTGCACCAGTTAAAGCAGACTATCTTCACCGTGGATCCCTCAAGTACCAGTTCTCCACCGAGCTGCTGCAAGCACCCATTCAGCTCGTGAGGGTCACCAACATCCAGGCTCAG ATTTCGGAGGTTCTCAATCATCTGGTCATCCACAATGTGGAGAGAGTCCATGAGGACGCCCCACTCAAGTTTTTGGAGATCATTCAAATCCTTCGCATGGCCAAATTTGAAGACCTGCAAATGCTTTGGAGCCAATATAGATCAAAACCCTCCCACAG ACAATGGCTCTTGGATGCCATTCCTCCCATTGGAACTCATGTTGCTCTGAGATTCATCATGGAGAAGTTTGAGGCTAGTGAGCTGACGGTCGCAGAAGCAGCTAAGGCTGTGATTTCATCCGTTCATCTGGTGACAGCAGACGCTGAGGCCATTAAGATGGTTAAT CTCttgtttgaaaagaaaaaagtacagGACAGCCTAGTTCTGTCCGAGGTGGTCTCCCTGGCCTATGGTACCATGGTTTACAAATATTGTGCCGAGAAGCCTGTCTGTCCTGTCGAGTTGGTCAAG CCCATCCACGACATGCTTGCGGAGGAATTGGCTAAGGGCAACGCACAGGagattatttacattttgaaggtGTTGAGCAACGCTGGCCATCCTATGAGCCTGAAGCCCATCACAAAGATCCTCCCCATACATGGCACGACAGCGGCAAGCCTGCCCACCAGCGTTCACGTTGAGGCGATCATGGCCTTGAGAAACATTGCCAAGAAGGAACCAAGAATG GTCCAGGATCTGGTACTTCAGTTGTACATGGACAAGGCTCTTCACCCCGAGGTCCGCATGCTGGCCTGCATCGTGCTCTTCGAGACACGTCCGCCGGTTGGTCTGGTGACAAATCTTGCCAACATTGTGAAGACGGAGGAGAACCTGCAGGTGGCCAGCTTCACCTACTCTCACATGAAGTCCCTGACCAGAAGCACTGTCCCCAACCATGCTCCCAT TGCCGCCGCTTGCAACGTCGCAGTTAAGCTCTTGAACAGAAGGCTGGAAAGACTGAGCCTCCGTTTCAGCAGAGCCATTCAGATGGACGTCTACAACA GTCCCTTGATGCTCGGTGCTGTCGCTACTACTTTCTACATCAATGACGCCGCCACTATTTTGCCAAGAAACATCATTTCTCGGACCAATGGCTACATCGCCGGAGCTGCTGCCGATCTCATGGAG GTCGGAGTGAGAACTGAGGGGCTCCAGGAGGCTCTGATGAAAAGCCATGCATTGACTGACAACGTGGACAGGCTCACCAAGATGAAGCGTGTCATTAAGGCT CTGTCTGACTGGAGGTCCATGCCCAACACCAAGCCTCTGGCCTCCGTCTATCTCAGGTTGTTCGGGCAAGAAGTTGCTTTCATCGACTTTGACCAGACCTGGATGAAAAAG GTGGATAGCGAGCCCTCACTTAAGGACCTTGGCAGAAATGCCCTCAGATCTCTGCTGTCTGGAGCTTCCTTCCATGTTGCTAAACCAATGTTGGCCACGGAAGTGCGTCGCATCATGCCAACGGCTGCTGGATTCCCAATGGAGCTTGGCCTCTACACTTCTGCTGTGGCTGTTGCAGCCGTTAAAA TCTCGGCCACCGCAACACCAGCTCTGCCAGAACCCATCCAGTTCAGCCATGTTCTGAAGACCAACATGCAGCTGGACACTGAGATCAGACCAAG CATCGCTGCGAACACCTTTGCCTTGATGGGAGTGAACACCGCCGTCCTCCAGGCTGCCCTGGTCTCAAGAGCCAAGCTCAACTCTATCGTGCCAGCCAAGATTTCTGCAAGCCTCAACATCGCAGAGGGCCACTTTAAGATTGCGGCTCTACCCGTTCCTGTACCTGAATATGTTGGTGTTGCTGA CATTCAGAGTTTTGCTGTGGTGAGAAACATTGAGGAACTGACTGCTGAAAGGATCACTCCCCTCATCCCCTCCAACATCTTTAAGCCCATTTCAAAGGAGATCCTCACTTCCAAGATCATTTCTTCTGAGGCTGCTAGTTTA TCCCGATCTTCAGAGCTCCTTCAGCGCGATATTGAAAGAGACACTAAGCCAATTCAACGCAAAGCGCTGGATAAGAAGTACTGCGTGAGAGCTACTGGCACTGGACTGAGAGGCTGTTTCAAGGTGGTCTCAGAGAACGCTGCCTTCATCACAGACAACGTTCTGTATCGACTGGCCGGAAGGCATTTAGTCAGCGTGTCCGTCAAGCAGA TTGACGGGGAAGGAGTTGAAAGACTGGAGATGATGGTTCAAGTTGGATCGAAGGCTGCAGAGAAGCTCATCAAGCGGATCAGTCTGAGCGAAGAGGATATCCAGGGAAGGCCGGTCTTGATGAAGCTCAAGAAACTTCTCAACGgcacctcttcctcttcctcctcctcgtcctcgtcctcctcgtccGCTTTGTCCTCCTCTTCTTCGTCAAGCCGTTCCAGCTCAAGACGCCTGTCGTCTTCGTCATCCTCAGTCAGCAGCAGACGCAGCAGGCGCAGCTCCTCCTCCAGATCTGTCAGCAGGCCTAACAAAAGCAGCTCTGCGTCTAGTTTGTCTTCTCTCTTCAGCGCCAGCTCTAGCTCGTCTCGCTCCAGCGCTAAAATGTCAAAG CGAGTGATTTACAGCCGCACCTTCCAGAAGAACCACAAGAAG TCTCTTCCTACCTCAAGATCCAACTCCAAAAGCAGAAGCAGCGGCTCAAGCTTTGAGGCCATCTACAACAAG AACAAATTCCTTGGCAACGAAATCGCTCCCGTCTTTGCCGTCATCCTCCAAGCTGTGAGATCCGATGGCAAACTCCAGGGATACCAAATCGCTGGCTACGCAGACTTGCCTACTGCCCGACTTCAGATCGTCATGGCCGCCCTGGCTGCTGACAACAACTGGAGGTTCAGCGCTGATAGCGTCGTGCTCAGCAAACACAAAGTCACA GCTAAAATCGCTTGGGGAGAGAACGGCAGGCAGTATGACACGATGATCACCGCTGAGACCGGTCTTCTTGGTCCAAGCCCGGCCGCTCGCCTCAGAATGGCCTGGAATGAACTTCCATCTTACTTCAAACGCTACGCAAGGAT GGCTAAAGACTACATTCCTTCCTACGTGCTGGACAGCGTCGTTCAAGGGAAGGATGAGAACAGCGCCAAGCAGCTGTCATTCACAGTGGCTGCAACATCTGAGAGGACCTTGGATTTGATTATGAAGACACCAACA CGCAGCATCTATAAGGTGGCTTTGCGTCTCCCCATCGCTCTGCCACTGGATGAGTTCACCGGCTTGACGCCCTTCGACGATTTGGTCGACAAAGTCCATTACTTGATCTCCAAGGCTGGCGCAG CTGAATGTAGCTTCAGCAGAGACACCCTGACCACCTTCAACAACAGGAGATACACCAACCAGATGCCGCTGTCTTGTTACCAAGTTCTGGCTCAAGACTGCACACACGAGAGGAAGTTCATGGTCTTGCTGAAGAAGGACAGCGCTGAACGCCACCATATCAACATCAAAATCGCTGACCT cgATATCGACCTGTACCTGAGGAACACGGATGTGATGGTGAAGGTTAACGGAATGGAGGTGCCCACTGCCAACCTGCCATACCAGCACCCAACAG CTAAACTCCAGATCAGACAAAACGGAGAGGGCATCTCTGTCTTTGCCCCGAGTCTGGGACTCCACGAACTCTACTTTGACAGCAAATCCTGGAAG ATTAAAGTTGTGGACTGGATGAGAGGACAGACCTGTGGACTCTGCGGAAAGGCCGACGGCGAGATCAGGCAGGAATACAGCACATCCACCGGACGGGTGACCAAGAACGCGGTCAGCTATGCTCATTCCTGGGTTCTTCCTGCCGAGAGCTGCCGGGACAGCACAG AATGTCGCATGAAGCTGGAGTCTGTGCAGCTGGAGAAGCAGGTGAACGTACACGGACAGGAGTCCAAATGTTTCTCAGTCGAGCCTGTGCTGCGCTGCCTAGCGGGCTGCTTCCCCATCAAGACCACCGCCGTCACCGTCGGCTTCCACTGTGAGCCCACTG ACTCCACCATGATCCGCCAGGACTTCACCAACTACAGCACGGACGTCAGGGAATCCACACAAGCCCACCTGGCCTGCAGCTGCACTGCTCAGTGTGCATAA